The following coding sequences are from one Verrucosispora sp. WMMD573 window:
- a CDS encoding aminotransferase class I/II-fold pyridoxal phosphate-dependent enzyme, translated as MTDTIHLSSPDIGPLEESYLIAALRSGWVAPAGPDLDAFEREVAARVGTRGAVAVSSGTAALHLALLGLGVGPGDVVLVPTLTFVATANAVRYTGARPVFVDCDPRTGNIDVALVAELLQDLRRRGERIGAVVPVDLFGSCADYTALLPICAAADVAVIEDAAEALGATHLGRPAGSFGRVGALSFNGNKIMTTSGGGMLVGDDLALLDRARYLSTQAREPVPHYEHRETGYNYRLSNLLAALGRAQLIRLDGMIDRRRRLRDRYAKLFAPVAGVDLVGAEDVGSNCWLTSIRVDPHRSGWAAADLAAHLSTRNIETRPVWKPMHLQPAYADAEKRLTGAAERLYAEGLTLPSGSVLTEAQITAALSAIDEFLAVRTGVPAT; from the coding sequence ATGACCGACACCATTCACCTGTCCTCGCCGGACATCGGCCCGCTGGAGGAGTCGTACCTGATCGCGGCGCTACGCTCCGGCTGGGTGGCGCCGGCCGGTCCGGATCTCGACGCCTTCGAGCGAGAGGTCGCCGCCCGGGTGGGCACCCGGGGCGCGGTGGCGGTGAGTTCGGGCACCGCCGCACTGCACCTGGCGCTGTTGGGGCTGGGCGTCGGCCCGGGGGATGTGGTGCTGGTACCGACGCTGACGTTCGTCGCCACCGCCAACGCGGTCCGCTACACCGGGGCCCGACCGGTCTTCGTCGACTGCGATCCACGCACCGGCAACATCGATGTCGCCCTCGTCGCTGAACTGCTACAGGACCTGCGCAGGCGTGGGGAGCGAATCGGTGCGGTGGTCCCGGTCGACCTGTTCGGCAGTTGCGCCGACTACACCGCGCTGCTGCCGATCTGCGCCGCCGCCGACGTCGCGGTGATCGAGGACGCCGCGGAGGCGCTCGGTGCCACGCATCTCGGCCGGCCGGCCGGTTCCTTCGGCCGAGTCGGGGCCCTCTCCTTCAACGGGAACAAGATCATGACCACCTCGGGTGGTGGCATGCTCGTCGGTGACGACCTGGCACTGCTCGACCGGGCGCGGTACCTGTCCACTCAGGCACGCGAGCCCGTCCCGCATTACGAGCACCGGGAGACCGGTTACAACTACCGGCTGAGCAACCTGCTCGCGGCGTTGGGCCGGGCACAGCTGATTCGGCTGGACGGGATGATCGATCGGCGACGGCGGCTGCGCGATCGATACGCCAAACTCTTCGCCCCGGTAGCGGGGGTAGACCTGGTCGGTGCCGAGGATGTCGGCTCGAACTGCTGGCTCACCAGCATCCGGGTCGACCCGCACCGCTCCGGCTGGGCCGCGGCGGACCTGGCCGCCCACCTGTCCACCCGGAACATCGAGACCCGCCCGGTGTGGAAGCCGATGCACCTACAACCGGCGTACGCCGATGCGGAGAAACGGCTCACCGGTGCCGCCGAGCGCCTCTACGCCGAGGGTCTGACCCTGCCCAGTGGGAGCGTCCTCACCGAAGCGCAGATCACCGCCGCCCTCTCGGCGATCGACGAATTCCTGGCCGTGCGAACGGGGGTCCCGGCGACGTGA
- a CDS encoding sugar transferase: protein MSVSSVTAPPRPPRPARPDDPVKRLFDVVVATVLLLLTAPMMAVVAVAVAVRLGRPVLFRQCRIGRDDRPFELIKFRTMRAPDSARGLLTDADRLTPLGRWLRATSLDELPTLWCVLKGDMSIVGPRPLLPEYLSRYSPTQARRHEVRPGITGLAQVRGRNSLDWDAKFSLDVEYVTSRSLRLDLSILAATVGTVLRQDGISAEGNATMPEFLGSRR from the coding sequence GTGTCCGTATCCTCGGTGACCGCGCCGCCGCGCCCGCCCCGGCCAGCGCGGCCGGACGACCCGGTCAAGCGGCTGTTCGACGTGGTCGTCGCGACCGTGCTACTGCTACTCACCGCGCCAATGATGGCCGTGGTCGCGGTGGCGGTCGCCGTGCGGCTGGGCCGACCGGTGCTGTTCCGGCAGTGCCGCATCGGCCGGGACGACCGACCGTTCGAGTTGATCAAATTCCGCACCATGCGGGCACCGGACTCGGCCCGGGGGCTACTGACCGACGCCGACCGGCTCACCCCGCTCGGGCGCTGGCTGCGGGCCACCAGTCTGGACGAACTGCCGACACTCTGGTGCGTGCTGAAGGGTGACATGAGCATCGTCGGTCCCCGACCGCTGCTGCCGGAGTACCTGAGCAGGTACTCGCCCACCCAGGCGCGACGGCACGAGGTACGCCCGGGCATCACCGGGCTGGCCCAGGTACGGGGGCGCAACAGCCTCGACTGGGACGCCAAGTTCTCGCTCGACGTGGAGTACGTGACCAGCCGCAGTCTCCGCCTCGACCTGTCGATCCTGGCCGCCACCGTCGGCACAGTGCTGCGTCAGGACGGCATCTCGGCCGAGGGCAACGCCACCATGCCCGAGTTCCTCGGGAGCCGACGATGA
- a CDS encoding Tex family protein, translating into MTLSVHQRIAEELGVAERQVRAAVELLDGGATVPFIARYRKEATGLLDDTQLRTLEERLRYLRELDERRAAVLESIRAQGKLDEALEAQIMAADSKSRLEDIYLPYKPKRRTRAQIAREAGLEPLADTLLGDPRQDPRATAATFVDADKGVADAAAALDGARAILIERFAEDADLIGTLREQMWSRGRLVSRVREGQESAGAKFADYFDFAEPYPKLPSHRILAMFRGEKEGVLDLTMDPEAEGDVDAVVTGPTRYEAAIAGRFGVSDQGRPADRWLIDTVRWAWRTRILIHLGADLRMRLWQAAEEEAVRVFATNLRDLLLAAPAGARPTMGLDPGLRTGVKVAVVDATGKVVATDTIYPHEPRRQWDASLHTLATLAAAHGVELIAIGNGTASRETDKLAGDLIKRHPELKLTKVVVSEAGASVYSASAYAAQELPGLDVSLRGAVSIARRLQDPLAELVKIDPRSIGVGQYQHDLSEVKLSRSLDAVVEDCVNGVGVDVNTASAPLLTRVSGIGAGLAENIVLHRDANGPFRTRTELKKVARLGPKAFEQCAGFLRIPGGDDPLDSSSVHPEAYPVVRRILASTGQDLRSVIGKSSILRGLRATDFVDDTFGLPTVTDILAELEKPGRDPRPEFKTATFVEGVEKISDLTPGMVLEGVVTNVAAFGAFVDVGVHQDGLVHVSAMSRTFVKDPRDVVKSGDVVKVKVLDVDVPRKRISLTLRLEDEAEPGAGRGGGRNGAAGPDRGGQGARGGQGPGRPAGQSRNGQGRQGGQGRDGQGGQRDGQGVQRGQRRDGQGGQRGQAREGQGRGGQSGQGRGGQVRQGQGGASAPADGAMADALRRAGLL; encoded by the coding sequence GTGACCCTCTCTGTTCATCAGCGGATCGCCGAGGAACTCGGCGTCGCCGAGCGCCAGGTACGCGCGGCCGTGGAGCTGCTCGACGGTGGTGCCACCGTGCCGTTCATCGCGCGGTACCGGAAGGAGGCCACCGGCCTGCTCGACGACACCCAGCTGCGCACCCTGGAGGAGCGCCTGCGGTATCTGCGCGAGTTGGACGAGCGGCGTGCGGCGGTGCTGGAGTCCATCCGCGCCCAGGGCAAGCTCGACGAGGCCCTGGAAGCGCAGATCATGGCGGCCGACTCGAAGTCCCGCCTGGAGGACATCTACCTGCCGTACAAGCCGAAGCGGCGGACCCGGGCACAGATCGCCCGCGAGGCCGGGCTGGAGCCCCTCGCCGACACACTGCTCGGCGACCCGAGGCAGGATCCGCGCGCGACCGCCGCGACCTTCGTCGACGCCGACAAGGGCGTGGCCGACGCCGCCGCCGCGCTGGACGGGGCGCGGGCCATCCTGATCGAGCGGTTCGCCGAGGACGCCGACCTGATCGGCACGCTGCGCGAGCAGATGTGGTCGCGGGGCCGGCTGGTGTCCCGGGTACGCGAGGGACAGGAGAGCGCCGGAGCCAAGTTCGCCGACTACTTCGACTTCGCCGAGCCGTACCCGAAGCTGCCCTCGCACCGCATCCTGGCCATGTTCCGGGGCGAGAAGGAGGGCGTGCTCGACCTGACCATGGACCCGGAGGCCGAAGGCGACGTCGACGCGGTGGTGACCGGGCCGACCCGGTACGAGGCCGCCATCGCCGGCCGGTTCGGGGTGAGCGACCAGGGGCGGCCCGCCGACCGCTGGCTCATCGACACGGTCCGCTGGGCCTGGCGTACCCGGATCCTCATCCACCTCGGCGCGGACCTGCGGATGCGACTCTGGCAGGCGGCCGAGGAGGAGGCCGTCCGGGTCTTCGCCACCAACCTGCGGGACCTGCTGCTGGCCGCGCCGGCCGGCGCCCGGCCCACGATGGGGCTGGACCCGGGCCTGCGTACCGGAGTGAAGGTGGCAGTGGTGGACGCCACCGGCAAGGTGGTCGCCACCGACACGATCTACCCGCACGAGCCGCGCCGGCAATGGGACGCCTCGCTGCACACGCTGGCCACGCTGGCCGCCGCACACGGGGTCGAGCTGATCGCCATCGGCAACGGCACCGCCAGCCGGGAGACCGACAAGCTGGCCGGTGACCTGATCAAGCGGCACCCGGAGCTGAAGCTGACCAAGGTGGTGGTCTCCGAGGCCGGCGCGTCGGTCTACTCGGCGTCCGCGTACGCCGCGCAGGAGCTGCCCGGGCTGGACGTGTCGCTGCGCGGCGCGGTCTCCATCGCCCGCCGCCTCCAGGACCCGCTCGCCGAGCTGGTGAAGATCGACCCGCGCTCCATCGGCGTCGGGCAGTACCAGCACGACCTGTCCGAGGTGAAGCTCTCCCGGTCGCTGGACGCCGTGGTGGAGGACTGCGTCAACGGCGTCGGCGTGGACGTCAACACCGCCTCCGCGCCGCTGCTGACCCGGGTCTCCGGCATCGGTGCCGGGCTGGCCGAGAACATCGTGCTGCACCGCGACGCCAACGGCCCGTTCCGCACCCGCACCGAACTGAAGAAGGTGGCCCGGCTCGGCCCGAAGGCGTTCGAGCAGTGCGCCGGCTTCCTGCGCATCCCCGGCGGCGACGACCCGCTGGACTCCTCAAGCGTGCACCCCGAGGCGTACCCGGTGGTACGCCGGATCCTGGCTTCGACCGGCCAGGATCTGCGCTCGGTCATCGGCAAGTCGTCGATCCTGCGGGGGCTGCGCGCGACCGACTTCGTCGACGACACGTTCGGCCTGCCCACCGTCACCGACATCCTCGCCGAGCTGGAGAAGCCGGGCCGCGACCCCCGACCCGAGTTCAAGACGGCGACCTTCGTCGAGGGTGTCGAGAAGATCAGTGACCTGACGCCGGGGATGGTGCTTGAGGGCGTGGTCACCAACGTGGCGGCGTTCGGCGCGTTCGTGGACGTCGGGGTGCACCAGGACGGACTGGTGCACGTCTCGGCGATGTCCCGCACCTTCGTCAAGGACCCGCGCGACGTGGTCAAGTCCGGCGACGTGGTGAAGGTCAAGGTGCTGGACGTCGACGTGCCGCGCAAGCGGATCTCCCTCACCCTGCGCCTGGAGGACGAAGCGGAGCCCGGCGCCGGACGTGGTGGCGGCCGGAACGGCGCAGCCGGGCCGGACCGCGGTGGGCAAGGCGCTCGGGGTGGTCAGGGCCCCGGTAGGCCGGCCGGCCAGAGCCGCAACGGCCAAGGCAGGCAGGGCGGGCAGGGCCGCGACGGCCAGGGCGGTCAGCGTGACGGGCAGGGTGTTCAGCGTGGCCAGCGCCGTGACGGGCAGGGCGGTCAGCGTGGCCAGGCCCGCGAGGGGCAGGGCCGAGGCGGGCAGAGTGGCCAAGGGCGCGGCGGACAGGTACGCCAGGGTCAGGGCGGTGCCTCCGCGCCAGCCGACGGCGCGATGGCCGACGCGCTACGCCGCGCCGGCCTGCTCTGA
- the dgt gene encoding dGTP triphosphohydrolase produces the protein MEPPVDPRARRLFGGSARALGDLATSPFRADRDRIVGSPFFTRLGGVTQVVSPGGSGLLVHNRLTHSLKVAQVARAIAERLTAEGHQRDLVEKLGGCDPDVVEAAALAHDLGHPPFGHLGERVLDRLARHRLGLTDGFEGNAQSYRIVTSTEIRGAATTGLDLTAAVRAAMLKYPWTRLDHPDPHPRTMDPPPRGATPPPDDPDSGSLKFGAYRTELDDLRQARAPFAGRIADWQQTVEASVMDTADDIAYAIHDVEDFYRVGVLQQGAVAAELMAWQREVGQLRAITDSALATSARRPGSSIERLRRQLHHKDAWIADDEAFAAAVEHVREELVEGLLALPFDGSIEAEQYVARFSARWTTRLVDAITVGEQPAVRSGHVLLAPAQWHEVQVLKFVHHRFVLARPDLALHQRGQARLLDTLVEALREWLLDPEEESRLPRRLHDLVELAEAELHPRTPDRLGKARGRAIVDFVAQLTDGQAVAMLDALSGRSGALWTDAFVL, from the coding sequence ATGGAACCACCTGTGGACCCCCGGGCGCGCCGACTCTTCGGCGGCAGCGCGCGGGCCCTCGGCGACCTCGCGACCAGCCCGTTCCGGGCCGACCGGGACCGCATCGTCGGCTCGCCGTTCTTCACCCGGCTCGGCGGCGTCACCCAGGTGGTCAGCCCGGGCGGGTCCGGGCTGCTGGTGCACAACCGGCTCACCCACAGCCTGAAGGTCGCCCAGGTGGCCCGGGCGATCGCCGAGCGGCTCACCGCCGAGGGCCACCAACGTGACCTGGTGGAGAAGCTGGGCGGCTGCGATCCGGACGTGGTGGAGGCCGCCGCGCTCGCCCACGATCTCGGGCACCCGCCCTTCGGGCACCTGGGGGAGCGGGTGCTGGACCGGCTGGCCCGGCACCGGTTGGGCCTGACCGACGGGTTCGAGGGCAACGCCCAGTCGTACCGGATCGTCACCTCGACCGAGATCCGGGGCGCGGCGACCACCGGCCTGGACCTGACCGCCGCGGTGCGTGCGGCGATGCTGAAGTACCCGTGGACCCGGCTGGACCATCCCGACCCGCACCCCCGGACGATGGATCCGCCGCCGCGCGGCGCGACGCCGCCGCCGGACGACCCGGACAGCGGCTCGCTGAAGTTCGGGGCGTACCGCACGGAGCTGGACGACCTGCGGCAGGCCCGGGCACCGTTCGCCGGCCGGATCGCCGACTGGCAGCAGACCGTCGAGGCGTCGGTGATGGACACCGCCGACGACATCGCGTACGCCATCCACGACGTGGAGGACTTCTACCGGGTCGGCGTGCTCCAGCAGGGCGCGGTGGCCGCCGAGCTGATGGCCTGGCAGCGCGAGGTCGGCCAGCTGCGGGCGATCACCGATTCGGCGCTGGCCACCTCGGCCCGCCGGCCCGGCTCGTCGATCGAGCGGCTGCGTCGCCAGCTGCACCACAAGGACGCCTGGATCGCCGACGACGAGGCGTTCGCCGCCGCCGTCGAACACGTCCGGGAGGAGTTGGTCGAGGGGCTGCTCGCGTTGCCGTTCGACGGCTCGATCGAGGCGGAACAGTACGTGGCCCGTTTCTCCGCCCGGTGGACCACCCGTCTCGTGGACGCGATCACCGTGGGCGAGCAGCCCGCCGTCCGCTCCGGGCACGTGCTGCTGGCCCCGGCCCAGTGGCACGAGGTGCAGGTGCTCAAGTTCGTCCACCACCGGTTCGTGCTGGCCCGTCCCGACCTGGCGCTGCACCAGCGCGGTCAGGCCCGGCTGCTCGACACCCTGGTCGAGGCGTTGCGGGAGTGGCTGCTGGATCCGGAGGAGGAGTCCCGGCTGCCCCGACGGCTGCACGACCTGGTGGAGCTGGCCGAGGCGGAATTGCATCCGCGTACGCCGGACCGGCTCGGAAAGGCGCGCGGGCGGGCCATCGTGGACTTCGTCGCCCAGCTCACCGACGGTCAGGCGGTGGCGATGCTGGACGCGCTCTCCGGCCGTTCCGGTGCCCTCTGGACCGACGCCTTCGTCCTCTGA
- a CDS encoding MBL fold metallo-hydrolase — protein MRAPNKPSGRTTGRRITGSVAGLAALAGLAGAAWAARNVPAAIGGRLAGARAERAARSPQFRDGTFHNRTDTRTMVPVNDRNLFRELLFGKQKRRPGAPVPLLRPATETGIDPARELNIVWYGHASALIEIEGRRVLLDPVWSDRCSPSTAVGPRRLHKPPVRLDELPRIDAILISHDHYDHLDMGTVRELTARQSAPFLVPLGVGAHLDRWGVPAERIIELDWSQTRRVAGLEITCTAAQHFSGRGLRRNGTLWSSWVVAGQQRRVYYTGDSGYFGGYAEIGAAYGPFDVTLMQIGAYDRAWPGIHMFPEEAVAAHLDLRGGLFLPVHWATFNLALHDWSEPVDRLWAEAKARDVRLAVPRPGERVVVDDPPPVDGWWQAIA, from the coding sequence ATGCGGGCGCCGAACAAGCCGAGCGGACGGACGACCGGTCGGCGGATCACCGGGTCGGTGGCGGGCCTGGCCGCGTTGGCCGGGCTCGCCGGAGCGGCCTGGGCCGCGCGGAACGTGCCGGCCGCGATCGGCGGCCGGCTGGCCGGCGCTCGCGCCGAACGGGCGGCCCGGTCGCCGCAGTTCCGCGACGGCACCTTCCACAACCGGACGGACACCCGCACCATGGTGCCCGTCAACGACCGCAACCTGTTCCGGGAACTGCTCTTCGGCAAGCAGAAGCGTCGGCCCGGCGCACCCGTACCGCTGCTGCGGCCGGCCACCGAGACCGGCATCGACCCGGCGCGCGAGCTGAACATCGTCTGGTACGGCCACGCCTCCGCCCTGATCGAGATCGAGGGTCGACGGGTGCTGCTGGACCCGGTGTGGAGCGACAGGTGCTCCCCCTCCACCGCGGTCGGCCCACGCCGGCTGCACAAACCCCCGGTACGCCTCGACGAACTGCCCCGGATCGACGCGATCCTGATCTCGCACGACCACTACGACCACCTCGACATGGGCACGGTGCGGGAACTGACCGCCCGGCAGTCTGCGCCGTTCCTGGTGCCGCTCGGCGTCGGCGCCCACCTCGACCGGTGGGGCGTACCGGCGGAGCGGATCATCGAGCTGGACTGGTCGCAGACCCGCCGGGTGGCCGGGCTGGAGATCACCTGCACCGCCGCCCAGCACTTCTCCGGCCGGGGCCTACGCCGCAACGGCACGCTGTGGAGCTCCTGGGTGGTGGCCGGCCAGCAGCGCCGCGTCTACTACACCGGCGACTCCGGCTACTTCGGCGGGTACGCCGAGATCGGTGCCGCGTACGGGCCGTTCGACGTGACGCTGATGCAGATCGGCGCGTACGACCGGGCCTGGCCCGGCATCCACATGTTCCCGGAGGAGGCGGTCGCCGCCCACCTGGACCTGCGCGGTGGGCTGTTCCTGCCGGTGCACTGGGCCACGTTCAACCTCGCCCTGCACGACTGGTCCGAGCCGGTGGACCGGCTCTGGGCCGAGGCGAAGGCCCGCGACGTGCGGCTGGCCGTGCCGCGCCCCGGCGAGCGGGTGGTGGTCGACGACCCGCCGCCGGTCGACGGCTGGTGGCAGGCCATCGCCTGA
- a CDS encoding serine hydrolase, which produces MTIRMDRRTALGLGTVATAGTLFGTAVPAAADPAGEATTEVRPRDLERLAARIGTVFQRESTRAGGNWQAYVSLAGPDGPLVAVNESADLRIEAYSVNKIAVAVAVLDKVDRGLLTLDHQVEVTEAIVVTGGDGIFSLDGAYPSLVTVGHVLANLLTVSDDTAVRLCGLVCPAAEVNQILVAKGFPNTQVQPVANPNRFFLGTSTPRETHDLLRALVAGTLLSPASTDRVLRLLRSPVAFTDGVRREMSSAERARVATKAGWFVDARHEAGVIFDTAGAPLVTYALFADGQTGADDFGATHPAVQARARWGRRVMDLTAGFGGAGTTHRRHPYRPSNGG; this is translated from the coding sequence GTGACCATCCGGATGGACCGCAGGACCGCGCTCGGCCTGGGCACCGTGGCGACGGCCGGCACCCTGTTCGGCACCGCGGTGCCTGCCGCCGCTGACCCCGCCGGGGAGGCGACCACGGAAGTCAGGCCGCGCGACCTGGAACGGCTCGCCGCCCGGATCGGCACCGTCTTCCAACGGGAGAGCACCCGGGCCGGCGGCAACTGGCAGGCGTACGTCAGTCTGGCCGGCCCGGACGGGCCGTTGGTCGCGGTGAACGAGTCCGCGGACCTGCGGATCGAGGCGTACAGCGTCAACAAGATCGCCGTGGCGGTCGCGGTGCTGGACAAGGTCGACCGGGGCCTGCTCACCCTCGACCACCAGGTCGAGGTGACCGAGGCGATCGTGGTGACCGGCGGGGACGGCATCTTCAGCCTGGACGGCGCCTACCCCAGCCTGGTCACCGTCGGCCACGTCCTGGCGAACCTGCTGACCGTCTCCGACGACACCGCGGTACGGCTCTGCGGGCTGGTCTGCCCGGCCGCCGAGGTCAACCAGATCCTGGTCGCCAAGGGCTTCCCGAACACCCAGGTGCAGCCGGTCGCCAACCCGAACCGCTTCTTCCTGGGCACCAGCACCCCACGGGAGACCCACGACCTGCTGCGGGCGCTGGTCGCCGGCACCCTGCTCTCCCCCGCCTCGACCGACCGAGTGCTGCGCCTGCTGCGCTCGCCGGTGGCCTTCACCGACGGGGTACGCCGGGAGATGTCCTCCGCCGAACGGGCCCGCGTCGCCACCAAGGCCGGCTGGTTCGTCGACGCCCGACACGAAGCGGGAGTGATCTTCGACACTGCCGGTGCGCCACTTGTGACCTACGCCCTCTTCGCCGACGGGCAGACCGGCGCGGACGACTTCGGCGCCACCCACCCCGCCGTGCAGGCACGGGCCCGGTGGGGTCGACGGGTCATGGACCTCACCGCCGGTTTCGGCGGCGCCGGCACCACCCACCGCAGGCACCCGTACCGCCCCAGCAACGGCGGCTGA
- a CDS encoding zinc-dependent alcohol dehydrogenase produces MRALTWHGKRDVRVEETPDPRIEDPTDAIVRITSTAICGSDLHLYEVLGPYLKPGDILGHEPMGIVEEVGPGVTRLKPGDRVVVPFNISCGSCWMCQRQLYAQCETTQVTAEGKGAALFGYTSLYGAVPGGQAQFLRVPFAEFGPIKVPDEGPDERWLYLSDILPTAWQAVKYADTPPGGTLAVFGLGPVGQFCARIGRHLGADRVIGLDVVPERLEMARRHGVEVLDISQLDDVPGTLIDLVDGRGPDAVIDAVGMESHGAPLGKLGQAAAGLLPDKLAQPMIDKIGIDRLVALKAALKAVRRGGTVSISGVYGGEVDPLPLMEMFDRGIQVRMGQCHVRRWTDEIIPLLTDDDPLGVTDLRTHRLPLEQAPQAYEMFQKKQDGCVKVVLAP; encoded by the coding sequence ATGCGGGCACTGACCTGGCACGGCAAGCGGGACGTACGGGTCGAGGAGACGCCCGACCCGAGGATCGAGGATCCGACCGACGCCATCGTGCGGATCACCTCGACCGCCATCTGCGGCTCGGACCTGCACCTCTACGAAGTCCTGGGGCCGTACCTCAAGCCGGGTGACATCCTCGGTCACGAGCCGATGGGCATCGTCGAGGAGGTCGGACCCGGGGTGACCCGGCTCAAGCCCGGCGACCGGGTGGTGGTGCCGTTCAACATCTCCTGCGGATCCTGCTGGATGTGCCAGCGGCAGCTCTACGCCCAGTGCGAGACCACCCAGGTCACCGCCGAGGGCAAGGGCGCGGCGCTGTTCGGCTACACCTCCCTCTACGGTGCGGTGCCCGGCGGGCAGGCCCAGTTTCTCCGCGTCCCGTTCGCCGAGTTCGGCCCGATCAAGGTGCCGGACGAGGGTCCGGACGAGCGTTGGCTCTACCTCTCCGACATCCTGCCGACCGCCTGGCAGGCGGTGAAGTACGCCGACACTCCACCCGGCGGCACCCTGGCGGTCTTCGGCCTGGGCCCGGTGGGCCAGTTCTGCGCCCGGATCGGCCGTCACCTCGGCGCGGACCGGGTGATCGGCCTCGACGTGGTGCCGGAGCGGCTGGAGATGGCCCGTCGGCACGGTGTGGAGGTGCTGGACATCTCCCAACTCGACGACGTGCCCGGCACATTGATCGACCTGGTGGACGGACGTGGGCCGGACGCCGTGATCGACGCGGTCGGGATGGAGTCACACGGCGCGCCGCTGGGCAAGCTCGGCCAGGCCGCCGCCGGGCTGCTGCCGGACAAGCTCGCCCAGCCGATGATCGACAAGATCGGGATCGACCGGCTGGTCGCGCTCAAGGCCGCGCTCAAGGCCGTCCGACGCGGCGGCACCGTCTCCATCTCCGGGGTGTACGGCGGCGAGGTCGACCCGTTGCCGCTGATGGAGATGTTCGACCGGGGCATCCAGGTGCGGATGGGTCAGTGCCACGTGCGGCGCTGGACTGACGAGATCATCCCGCTGCTCACCGACGACGACCCGCTCGGTGTGACCGACCTGCGTACCCACCGGCTGCCGTTGGAGCAGGCGCCGCAGGCGTACGAGATGTTCCAGAAGAAGCAGGACGGCTGCGTGAAGGTCGTCCTCGCCCCGTGA
- a CDS encoding succinate dehydrogenase/fumarate reductase iron-sulfur subunit: MNLTLRIWRQSGPQDKGRMVKYQVDDVSPDMSFLEMLDVLNERLILAGEEPVAFDHDCREGICGMCGLMINGDAHGPQRGTTACQLHMRQFSDGDTIDIEPWRARAFPVIKDLVVNRNAFDTIIAAGGYVTAPTGSAPEAHSVPVAKADADAAFESAACIGCGACVAACPNGSGMLFTAAKVTQLSLLPQGQPERYTRVIGMVDAHDEAGFGGCTNAGECTVVCPKGIPLTTIGRLNRDYLAATTRHADTPGT; the protein is encoded by the coding sequence GTGAACCTGACCCTGCGCATCTGGCGTCAGTCCGGCCCCCAGGACAAGGGTCGGATGGTGAAGTACCAGGTCGACGACGTCTCCCCGGACATGTCGTTCCTGGAGATGCTCGACGTACTCAACGAGCGGCTCATCCTCGCCGGTGAGGAGCCGGTCGCCTTCGACCACGACTGCCGTGAGGGCATCTGCGGCATGTGCGGTCTCATGATCAATGGGGACGCGCACGGCCCGCAGCGCGGCACCACCGCCTGCCAGCTGCACATGCGGCAGTTCTCCGACGGCGACACCATCGACATCGAGCCGTGGCGGGCGCGGGCCTTCCCGGTCATCAAGGACCTGGTGGTGAACCGGAACGCCTTCGACACGATCATCGCCGCCGGCGGGTACGTCACCGCGCCCACCGGCAGCGCACCGGAGGCGCACTCCGTACCGGTGGCCAAGGCCGACGCCGACGCCGCCTTCGAGTCGGCCGCCTGCATCGGCTGCGGCGCCTGCGTGGCGGCCTGCCCCAACGGCTCCGGCATGCTCTTCACGGCCGCCAAGGTCACCCAGCTCTCGCTACTTCCCCAGGGCCAGCCGGAGCGGTACACCCGGGTGATCGGCATGGTCGACGCGCACGACGAGGCCGGCTTCGGCGGCTGCACCAACGCCGGCGAATGCACAGTGGTCTGCCCCAAGGGCATCCCACTCACCACCATCGGCCGCCTCAACCGCGACTACCTGGCCGCCACCACCCGCCACGCCGACACCCCCGGCACCTGA